From one Passer domesticus isolate bPasDom1 chromosome 15, bPasDom1.hap1, whole genome shotgun sequence genomic stretch:
- the UBFD1 gene encoding ubiquitin domain-containing protein UBFD1: protein MAAAAAAADGAEEPGMEAEAQELPLGCGGGGGSPAAGRSPEGEERREPPQASVSNGGGEESGRELVELKVIWNKNKYDVKFCLDSTGAELKQKIHSLTGLPPAMQKVMFKGLLPEEKTLREIKVTNGAKIMVVGSTINDVLAVNTPKEAAQQEVKAEENKKEPLCRQKQHRKVLDKGKPDDVMPSVKGVQERLPTVPLSGMYNKSGGKVRLTFKLEQDQLWIGTKERTEKLPMGSIKNVVSEPIEGHEDYHMMAFQLGPTEASYYWVYWVPTQYVDAIKDTVLGKWQYF from the exons atggccgccgccgccgccgccgctgatG GTGCCGAGGAGCCGGGCATGGAGGCGGAGGCGCAGGAGCTGCCGCTGGGCTGCGGCGGAGGGGGCGGCTCGCCGGCGGCCGGGAGGTCCCCGGAGGGCGAGGAGCGGCGGGAGCCCCCGCAGGCGTCTGTCAGCAACGGCGGCGGCGAGGAGAGCggcagggagctggtggagctGAAGGTGATCTGGAACAAGAACAAGTACGACGTGAAGTTCTGCCTGGACAGCACGGGCGCCGAGCTGAAGCAGAAGATCCACTCGCTGACAG GCCTCCCGCCCGCCATGCAGAAGGTGATGTTCAAGGGACTGCTGCCCGAGGAGAAAACCCTGCGGGAAATCAAAGTCACCAACGGAGCCAAAATAATGGTCGTGGGCTCCACCATCAACGATGTGCTAGCAGTGAATACACCCAAAGAAGCTGCTCAGCAGGAGGTCAAGGCTGAGGAGAACAAAAAGGAGCCGCTTTGCAGACAAAAG CAACACAGAAAAGTGTTGGACAAAGGAAAACCTGACGATGTGATGCCTTCTGTCAAAGGCGTGCAG GAGCGGCTGCCCACGGTGCCGCTGTCCGGCATGTACAACAAGTCAGGGGGCAAAGTCAGGCTGACCTTCAAACTCGAGCAGGACCAGCTGTGGATTGGTACAAAAG AGAGAACAGAAAAGTTACCCATGGGGTCCATTAAAAATGTGGTGAGTGAACCTATTGAAGGCCATGAGGATTATCACATGATG GCATTTCAGCTGGGCCCAACAGAAGCATCTTACTACTGGGTCTATTGGGTCCCAACTCAGTATGTCGATGCAATCAAAGACACGGTGCTGGGGAAGTGGCAGTATTTTTGA
- the ERN2 gene encoding serine/threonine-protein kinase/endoribonuclease IRE2, protein MGGPAAPRPRGLRGARRGLLPPLLPPLLPLLLLLLPPPPAQSLKGGAVTVPETLLFISTLDGNLHAVSKSTGDIKWTLKDDPILQVPVYVAEPAFLPDPNDGSLYILGGKNKEGLMKLPFTIPELVQSSPCRSSDGVLYTGKKQDTWFIVDPKSGEKQTTLSTEAWDGLCPSSPLLYIGRTQYVITMYDTKSRELRWNATFSEYSAPLCEESYHYKMAHLASSGDGLVVTLDKESGEVLWAQNYGSPVVGIYLWHQDSLRRLPHLNLAMETLRYLTFQSQDIHVLKWSYQSVKDFAATKTQLLPALYVGKHTTSFYAVTSLVHGSVALVPQGITLARIDGPTTDDVTMRESGECEIMPSTDVKYPQGSIASPPNQWLLIGHHELPPLVHTTMLRAFPENLRKTTETIIPRAPPTRTVFDDFLAPSSPEEPAVRSEGQFQPEPTPGEQLEVYPESGTWDLLMAAVGTALLGGGVLVLLLTKLQRQHVAQQQQLEEQIQLLQQQQEMLRSGRVSREGVPEEPRELELSQGRASEPSQSSSPSASLKDSANGTVSPEPAAPVAEEDAEPDLVVVGKVSFNPKDVLGHGAGGTFVFRGHFEGRRVAVKRLLPECVHLLDREVQLLRESDEHPHVVRYFCTERDRQFHYIAIELCSATLQEYVESPSFERRGLDPVSVLRQTMSGLAHLHSLSIVHRDLKPCNILISVPNRHGQIRAVISDFGLCKKLQGGRQSFSLRSGIPGTEGWIAPEVLQEAPKENPTSAVDIFSAGCIFYYVVSGGQHPFGDSLRRQANILAGSYQLSCLQEEAHDKLVARELIVAMISSEPQRRPSAPVVLVHPFFWSQEKQLQFFQDVSDRVEKEPAEGPIVSALESGGRAVVRTNWRMHISLPLQMDLRKFRTYKGGSVRDLLRAMRNKKHHYHELPADVRVALGSVPEGFVQYFTSRFPRLLLHTHGAMRVCAHERTFHPYYCQGLRGEGA, encoded by the exons atgggcggccccgccgcgccgcgcccgcgGGGGCTCCGGGGGGCGCGCCGGGGGCTCCTGCCGCCGCTCCTGCCGCCGCTCCTgccgctgctcctgctgctgctcccgccgcccccggcaCAG AGCCTCAAAGGTGGTGCTGTGACTGTCCCAGAAACACTGCTCTTCATCTCCACACTGGATGGGAACCTCCATGCCGTCAGCAAGAGCACAGGGGACATCAAATGGACCCTGAAGGATG ATCCCATTCTGCAGGTGCCGGTCTATGTGGCAGA GCCAGCATTCCTTCCAGACCCCAATGATGGCAGCCTGTATATCCTGGGAGGAAAGAACAAAGAAGGCTTGATG AAGCTGCCGTTCACCATCCCGGAGCTGGTGCAGTCCTCGCCGTGCCGCAGCTCGGACGGGGTGCTCTACACGG GGAAGAAGCAGGACACCTGGTTCATTGTGGACCCCAAGTCAGGGGAGAAGCAGACCACGCTCTCAACAGAGGCCTGGGACGGTCTGTGCCCATCCAGCCCCCTGCTCTACATCGGACGGACCC aGTACGTCATCACCATGTATGACACCAAGTCACGGGAGCTGCGCTGGAATGCCACCTTCTCCGAGTACTCTGCCCCGCTCTGCGAGGAGTCCTACCACTACA AAATGGCACACTTGGCCTCAAGCGGCGACGGGCTGGTGGTGACCCTGGACAAGGAGAGCGGGGAGGTCCTGTGGGCGCAGAACTACGGCTCACCTGTGGTTGGCATCTACCTGTGGCACCAGGACAGCCTGCGCCGCCTCCCCCACCTCAACCTGGCCATGGAGACCCTGCGCTATCTGACCTTCCAGTCACAGgacatccatgtcctcaagtggaGCTACCAGTCTGTCAAGGACTTCGCTGCCACCAAGACCCAGCTGCT GCCGGCGCTCTACGTGGGAAAGCACACGACCAGTTTCTACGCCGTGACCTCCCTGGTGCACGGCAGCGTGGCGCTGGTG ccccagggcatcACGCTGGCCAGGATCGACGGCCCCACCACGGACGACGTGACCATGAGGGAGTCCGGGGAGTGCGAGATCATGCCCAGCACGGACGTCAAGTACCCGCAGGGCAGCATCGCCTCACCTCCCAACCAGTGGCTGCTCATAG GGCACCATGAGCTGCCTCCTTTGGTCCACACCACAATGCTGCGAGCCTTCCCAGAGAACCTGAGGAAAACCACGGAAACCATCATCCCCAGGGCTCCTCCCACCAGGACCGTGTTTGACGAT TTCCTGGCCCCGAGCAGCCCAGAGGAGCCAGCTGTCCGCAGCGAGGGGCAGTTCCAGCCAGAGCCCACGCcgggggagcagctggaggtgtACCCCGAGTCTGGCACCTGGGACCTGCTGATGGCTGCTGTCGGCACGGCTCTGCTGGGCGGGGGAGTGCTGGTCCTGCTGCTCACC AAACTGCAGCGGCAGCAtgtggcccagcagcagcagctggaggagcagatacagctcctgcagcagcagcaggagatgctgcGCTCCGGCCGAGTCTCCAGGGAGGGCGTCCCTGAGGAGcccagggagctggagctgagccagggcagggcctCAGAGCCctcacagagctccagcccctctgcctcccTGAAGGACTCAGCTAATGGGACGGTCAGCCCAGAGCCAGCTGCCCCAGTGGCTGAGGAAG ATGCAGAACCAGACCTGGTTGTAGTTGGGAAAGTTTCTTTTAACCCCAAGGATGTGCTGGGCCATGGAGCTGGAGGAACCTTTGTCTTCAg GGGGCACTTCGAGGGCCGCAGGGTGGCCGTGAAGCGTCTCCTGCCCGAGTGTGTCCACCTGCTGGACCGCGAGGTGCAGCTGCTCCGGGAGTCGGACGAGCACCCCCACGTCGTGCGCTACTTCTGCACCGAGAGGGACCGGCAGTTCCACTACATCGCCATCGAGCTGTGCTCCGCCACGCTGCAGGAG TACGTGGAGAGCCCCAGCTTCGAGCGCCGTGGGCTGGACCCGGTGTCCGTGCTGCGCCAGACCATGTCCGGGCTGGCCCACCTGCACTCCCTCAGCATCG TGCACCGTGACCTGAAGCCCTGTAACATCCTCATCTCTGTCCCGAACCGCCACGGGCAGATCCGTGCTGTCATCTCCGACTTCGGCCTTTGCAAGAAGCTTCAGGGGGGACGACAGAGCTTCAGCCTCCGCTCCGGGATCCCCGGCACTGAGGGCTGGATCGCGCccgaggtgctgcaggaggcgCCGAAGGAGAACCCT ACCAGTGCTGTGGACATCTTCTCAGCCGGGTGCATCTTCTACTACGTGGTGTCGGGGGGACAGCACCCCTTTGGGGACAGCCTGCGGCGCCAGGCCAACATCCTGGCAGGCTCCTACCAGctgagctgcctgcaggaggaggCTCACG ACAAGCTCGTGGCGAGGGAGCTGATTGTGGCGATGATCAGCTCCGAGCCCCAGCGCCGGCCCTCGGCCCCCGTGGTCCTTGTGCATCCCTTTTTCTGGAGTCAGGAGAAGCAGCTGCAGTTCTTCCAG GACGTCAGTGACCGTGTGGAGAAGGAGCCAGCCGAGGGGCCCATCGTCTCAGCCCTGGAATCGGGCGGACGGGCGGTGGTGAGGACCAACTGGAGGATGCACATCTCCCTCCCGCTGCAGATGG ACCTGAGGAAGTTCCGCACCTACAAGGGGGGCTCAGTGCGTGACCTGCTGCGGGCCATGAGGAACAAG AAGCACCACTACCACGAGCTGCCGGCCGACGTGCGGGTggccctgggctctgtcccCGAGGGCTTTGTGCAGTACTTCACCTCCCGCTTCCcgcggctgctgctgcacacGCACGGGGCCATGCGGGTCTGTGCCCACGAGCGCACCTTCCACCCCTACTACTGCCAGGGCCTGAGGGGCGAGGGCGCCTGA